Proteins from a genomic interval of Gadus macrocephalus chromosome 2, ASM3116895v1:
- the LOC132470142 gene encoding vasorin-like — protein MKVLLTPLTPLFLLLLLLLLLPDAASRGDCPKDCSCSTLESIFCFQRHSPAIPQGVPPATQNLYLFSNGIEGLTEEDFDGLESLEMLDLSQNKLTALPDRVFQPLISLRNLDLNSNQITYVSEHCFHGMPLLERLYLYSNHIKTIHPAAFSGLEQLIELKLQGNQLTTLPALSLPRLRLLDLSYNVFPTLGPEDLKTPNLESLRLAGVGLTHLDDELMASLGNLHDLDISENQLEVFPPALKEARGLIHLSLGGNPMGPLDVKDLQNLGDLHELDISSLSLQGLPEEFPKLFPHLEKLKVAENPFNCLCNLAWFPNWLKTKGITLHRTEETRCHFPPINAGKVLQRMEHSEFGCPITTRVTTTTVKTTTTAADPVTLPLSTSEAFLDPMPSDYSLDPEDDNSLPPVHASPSSSSSIDNEMQPTSCHPNTCSNGGLCRLDRRGQVACACQPGTSGVYCEIPRHHSPSVPEAEVSMATVISDTADISSRAVTSTTIRLDLHRYIERRPYIRGIRLTYRNLSGPDRRPIDLSVPANYPEYTLRGLKPNSTYAVCARPLGTPIGMDSSCTEARTVGQHQSTVGARVEDKRLTTMLVPALAILLSLVLIAAAVGLVCYLRKRRGKGHLNPLDCEPSQLELEGVRTSLDNGELPKKQPEASSPEPAVQNGNLEYEELLLQDHCTSNNNMCTHKPSYF, from the coding sequence ATGAAGGTCCTCCTCACTCCGCTGActcccctgttcctcctcctgcttcttcttcttctcctaccGGACGCTGCCTCGCGAGGCGACTGCCCGAAGGACTGCTCCTGCTCCACTCTGGAGTCCATCTTCTGCTTCCAGCGGCATTCCCCCGCCATCCCTCAGGGGGTACCCCCGGCCACGCAGAACCTCTACCTCTTTTCCAACGGCATCGAGGGACTAACCGAGGAGGACTTTGACGGCCTGGAGAGCCTTGAGATGCTGGACCTCAGTCAGAACAAGCTGACGGCGCTTCCCGATAGGGTGTTCCAGCCCTTGATCTCCCTGAGGAACCTGGACCTGAACTCCAACCAGATCACGTACGTCTCCGAACACTGCTTCCACGGCATGCCTCTTCTGGAGCGGCTCTACTTGTACAGCAACCACATCAAGACCATCCACCCGGCGGCCTTTAGTGGCTTGGAGCAGCTGATAGAGCTCAAGCTACAGGGAAACCAGCTTACTACACTGCCGGCGTTGTCCTTACCCAGGCTGAGGCTGCTGGACCTCAGCTATAATGTGTTCCCGACTCTCGGTCCGGAAGACCTCAAGACCCCGAACCTCGAGTCCCTGAGGTTGGCGGGAGTCGGGCTCACCCACCTCGATGATGAGCTCATGGCCAGTCTGGGTAATCTCCATGATCTGGACATATCAGAGAATCAACTGGAGGTGTTCCCTCCGGCGCTGAAGGAAGCAAGAGGGCTGATCCACCTCAGCCTCGGAGGGAACCCCATGGGACCCCTGGATGTAAAGGATCTGCAGAATCTGGGGGATCTTCACGAGTTGGACATCAGCAGCCTGAGTTTACAGGGTCTCCCCGAGGAATTCCCGAAGCTTTTCCCCCACTTGGAGAAACTAAAAGTAGCAGAGAATCCCTTCAACTGCCTGTGCAACCTTGCATGGTTTCCAAACTGGCTGAAGACCAAGGGAATTACCCTGCACAGAACCGAGGAGACCCGCTGCCACTTCCCCCCGATAAATGCTGGGAAGGTTCTGCAGAGGATGGAGCACAGTGAGTTTGGTTGCCCTATTACGACCAGAGTGACCACCACCACGgtcaagaccaccaccaccgcagctGACCCTGTGACCCTCCCCCTAAGTACATCTGAGGCTTTTCTCGATCCGATGCCCAGCGACTACTCCTTGGACCCGGAAGACGACAATTCTTTGCCACCCGTCCAtgccagccccagcagcagcagcagcattgaCAATGAGATGCAGCCGACTTCGTGCCATCCCAACACCTGCTCTAACGGTGGACTGTGTCGGCTGGACCGACGCGGCCAGGTAGCATGCGCCTGTCAACCCGGCACCTCGGGCGTCTACTGTGAGATCCCCCGTCATCATTCACCCTCCGTGCCTGAGGCCGAGGTGTCCATGGCAACGGTCATCTCGGACACAGCGGACATAAGCTCCCGGGCCGTGACCTCGACCACGATACGGCTGGACCTTCACCGCTACATCGAGAGGCGACCGTACATCCGTGGAATCCGCCTGACCTACCGGAACCTCTCGGGGCCCGACCGCCGGCCGATCGACCTGAGCGTTCCCGCCAACTACCCGGAGTACACGCTCAGAGGCCTGAAGCCAAACTCCACGTACGCCGTGTGCGCCAGGCCTCTGGGCACCCCTATCGGTATGGACAGTTCCTGCACTGAGGCCCGCACGGTGGGCCAGCATCAGAGCACCGTGGGGGCCCGCGTAGAGGACAAGCGGTTGACCACCATGCTAGTGCCGGCCCTGGCCATCTTGTTGTCCCTGGTGCTGATAGCAGCGGCCGTGGGGCTCGTTTGCTACCTCCGCAAAAGAAGGGGCAAAGGCCACCTGAACCCCCTGGACTGCGAGCCCTCCCAGCTGGAACTGGAGGGCGTGCGGACCAGCCTAGACAATGGGGAGCTGCCCAAGAAGCAGCCCGAGGCCTCGAGTCCCGAGCCTGCCGTTCAGAACGGTAACCTGGAGTACGAGGAGCTGCTGCTCCAGGATCACTGCACCTCGAACAACAATATGTGCACGCACAAGCCCAGCTACTTCTGA